In a single window of the Lates calcarifer isolate ASB-BC8 linkage group LG1, TLL_Latcal_v3, whole genome shotgun sequence genome:
- the ppp1r9ala gene encoding neurabin-1 isoform X3, with amino-acid sequence MIKAESKGGERTLRSASPHRNAYKSDFHAIKCSFDGPKSEGAAKSYANGSSDTREDSRGRPFGTRVNKIKNIFLQMDGQQQECQEAKVTLKSDVSQVSPPKLQFPVNSHRANFNTATSPESHNLDKTPKGEDVEIDKVALAEKFSVTRKLFERGIKEQPAAEKQSPNRVVNRLSLGSASDEGKSTRRVSGSSDTTVKSEQTPSSAVKCRPDEKADGEKKHVPKPSLNAGPMSKRLENYMAENDSEDNNTAAAKGVTVSAKQHTTEHLQPTSPTRDSSHKPTSPLKEATNSSPVVNTTNKNTSQTACVINKPPTSGSNIGLKPTIPVTNAAYKSVSPTTDTTHKPLSPEQTAPISHGYKRSSSSGDGFSRTSAGGDDGKPHSPPPRDVKQPLSSAGGFQNTNRAKYSEKAKSNDNVVHSPTRDKPPSQTPSLDSRGVGMVRAELVVVQNESSESEENEDENVEDNVFKEEKVQRLKHLPAETQNCNLSYQALVRDVAKETQKFAETVGEGRLLEDVEQFELKEERREDRIVSQDADDNCEEDDEVAEEETEPEEQVGQSILDRVSPVVYGIENAAFVDDRDVDQVLREEEEEEEEDEEEDQMYREYDDCYEAPGLSDEEEPPLKRKIKFSTDPILVFSTFSNEEYDRRNDDVDPVAASAEYELEKRVEKMDVFPVEIEKGDNGLGISIIGMGVGADQGLEKLGIFVKTITEQGAAERDGRIQVNDQIVEVDGISLVGVTQLFAATVLKNTKGTVRFLIGREKPGTQSEVARLISETLEQEKNQQQQQQHLDDPYEHSTEEEERYEEEDGVDERILGSNFSPGRNVEVFELPDSEALFMPTNMDSSQMAFKFKELQLKHSIAAAEINQLKEKLRASEEDKSLWEARESALEQKIEDSSDKILKLESYWLEAQALCKTVNEQLAETQAQYETLDKKYNKAKKLLKDYQQKEIDFVKKEEELRKNLDEKDKWYKEQLESLQNRIAVLESREASCAEHQNSQDSAAEERLSSQGSVTNTQSVDSLLEQDWSELVPETERLDTSAHKAKGLLAQKAKRQPPSRSKLKESLTVASSHSQETEEEDEQEEQESPRRRRSIQESLSLPVPVCYPGSGQKDNPGEARDGSRTKVDLSSSPSLSLSQGDSVESSGSPSLSPPKDTSSPHSPTGFMRNVKKRESKGKGKELKEELNEPSPAGKPKRRFPDFGGLRKSGGKGKKHDKEAMRASLDSRGSAELLEESGGNLSPADSMTSIPTCMPFTWFGDKERDRDRDREPSSSSSSLPYAATETSSEQSHERKNKTLDDEPVATGKEYQWQNRPVSEWTNQQVCHWLMGMNMDQYTPEFTTKGVDGQQLLHLDSDKLKALGVSSQSDRSTIKKKLKDMRKAQEKLEKQREKREKEVRRSGKLPVTTDSVC; translated from the exons ATGATCAAAGCCGAAAGCAAAGGAGGCGAGAGGACCCTGAGGAGCGCGTCCCCTCACAGAAATGCATACAAGTCTGATTTTCATGCCATTAAATGCTCCTTTGATGGGCCAAAATCTGAGGGTGCTGCCAAATCATATGCAAACGGCTCCAGCGACACCCGGGAGGACTCAAGGGGGAGGCCTTTTGGGACAAGAGTGAACAAGATAAAGAACATATTCCTACAGATGGATGGTCAGCAACAGGAGTGCCAAGAAGCCAAGGTGACTTTGAAGTCTGATGTGTCCCAGGTTTCCCCGCCGAAGCTACAATTTCCAGTCAACTCACACAGAGCTAACTTCAACACTGCCACAAGCCCTGAATCACACAATTTAGATAAAACACCCAAAGGGGAGGATGTTGAGATTGACAAAGTGGCTTTAGCAGAGAAATTTTCTGTGACCAGAAAACTCTTTGAGAGGGGCATCAAAGAGCAGCCTGCAGCTGAAAAGCAGTCTCCAAACAGAGTAGTGAATCGCCTGTCCCTTGGAAGTGCCTCTGATGAGGGGAAAAGCACAAGGAGAGTATCGGGATCCTCCGACACCACTGTCAAATCAGAGCAAACTCCTTCATCAGCAGTTAAATGTCGACCAGATGAGAAGGCTGATGGTGAGAAAAAGCATGTGCCTAAACCGTCACTGAATGCAGGACCCATGTCCAAGAGGTTGGAGAATTACATGGCTGAGAATGACTCAgaagacaacaacacagctgCTGCAAAAGGGGTAACGGTATCTGCTAAACAACACACCACTGAACACTTACAGCCTACCTCTCCAACAAGGGACAGCTCGCACAAACCTACTTCTCCCCTCAAAGAAGCGACTAACTCTTCGCCTGTAGTTAATACCACTAACAAAAATACATCCCAGACGGCGTGTGTTATCAACAAACCACCAACCTCTGGGTCTAATATTGGGCTCAAACCAACAATCCCAGTTACTAATGCAGCTTACAAGTCTGTTTCTCCAACAACTGATACCACTCACAAACCCCTTTCACCAGAGCAAACAGCCCCAATTAGCCACGGCTACAAGCGTTCCTCGTCATCCGGTGATGGATTTAGCAGGACATCTGCCGGTGGGGATGATGGGAAGCCACATAGTCCGCCCCCAAGGGATGTGAAGCAGCCTCTGTCATCAGCTGGTGGCTTTCAGAACACCAACAGGGCCAAATACTCTGAAAAAGCCAAGAGTAATGACAATGTGGTACATAGTCCCACCAGGGACAAGCCACCCAGCCAGACCCCATCACTGGACTCCAGGGGGGTGGGCATGGTACGGGCAGAACTGGTAGTTGTTCAGAATGAATCTTCAGAGAGTGAGGAGAATGAAGATGAGAATGTTGAAGATAATGTATTTAAGGAAGAGAAGGTGCAGAGACTCAAACATCtaccagcagaaacacagaactGTAACCTGTCTTACCAGGCCTTAGTAAGAGATGTCgcaaaagagacacaaaagttTGCAGAGACTGTGGGTGAAGGTAGACTCCTTGAGGACGTAGAGCAGTTTGAGTTGAAAGAGGAAAGACGAGAGGACAGAATTGTGAGTCAAGACGCTGATGATAATTGCGAGGAAGATGATGAGGtagcagaggaggagacggagcCGGAGGAGCAGGTGGGCCAAAGCATCCTGGATCGGGTCTCTCCGGTGGTTTATGGTATTGAGAATGCAGCCTTTGTGGATGACAGGGACGTAGACCAGGTCCTtagggaagaggaggaagaagaggaggaagacgaggaggaggatcAAATGTACAGGGAGTACGATGACTGTTACGAAGCTCCTGGTCTGTCGGATGAGGAGGAGCCTCCCCTGAAGAGGAAGATCAAGTTCTCCACAGACCCAATTCTG GTCTTCAGTACCTTCTCCAATGAGGAATATGATCGGCGAAACGATGATGTGGACCCAGTCGCAGCGTCTGCAGAGTATGAACTGGAGAAAAGAGTGGAGAAGATGGATGTTTTCCCTGTGGAGATTGAGAAAG GAGATAACGGGCTGGGTATCAGTATCATAGGAATGGGAGTGGGAGCTGACCAGGGTCTGGAAAAGCTTGGCATTTTCGTCAAAACCATAACAGAGCAaggagcagctgagagagaTGGACG CATACAGGTGAATGACCAGATAGTGGAGGTGGATGGTATCAGCCTAGTGGGCGTCACACAACTGTTTGCTGCTACAGTCCTGAAGAACACCAAAGGCACAGTGAG gttccTGATTGGACGAGAGAAGCCAGGGACACAAAGCGAGGTAGCACGCCTCATAAGTGAGACACTGGAGCAGGAgaaaaaccagcagcagcagcaacaacacctGGATGATCCCTATGAACACTCAACAGAGGAG GAGGAGCGCTacgaggaggaggacggagTGGATGAGAGGATTCTGGGCTCCAATTTCTCTCCAGGGCGGAACGTAGAGGTGTTTGAGCTGCCTGATTCAGAGGCTTTGTTTATGCCTACCAACATGGACAGCTCTCAGATGGCCTTCAAGTTCAAAGAG CTGCAGCTCAAGCACAGCATTGCAGCAGCTGAAATAAATCAACTAAAGGAAAAG CTAAGGGCATCAGAGGAGGACAAATCGTTGTGGGAAGCCAGGGAGTCTGCACTGGAGCAAAAGATCGAGGATAGCAGTGACAAAATCCTGAAGCTGGAGAGTTACTGGCTGGAAGCCCAGGCTCTGTGTAAGACTGTGAATGAACAATTAGCTGAGACTCAGGCCCAGTATGAGACCCTGGACAAGAAGTACAACAAGGCCAAGAAACTGCTCAAGGACTACCAGCAGAA AGAGATAGACTTtgtgaagaaagaggaggagctgagaaaAAATTTAGATGAAAAAGACAAGTGGTACaaggagcagctggagagtCTACAGAACAGG ATAGCTGTCCTGGAGTCCAGAGAGGCCTCATGTGCAGAGCATCAGAACAGTCAGgactctgctgcagaggagagactAAGCAGCCAAGGCTCAGTCACCAACACACAGTCTGTTGACTCATTGCTAG AACAAGACTGGAGTGAGTTGGTCCCTGAGACTGAGCGCTTGGACACCAGTGCACACAAAGCGAAAGGCTTGCTGGCTCAGAAAGCCAAACGTCAGCCTCCGTCTCGAAGCAAACTGAAGGAGAGCCTCACGGTGGCTTCAAGTCACTCTCAG GAAACTGAAGAAGAGGacgagcaggaggagcaggaatctcccaggaggaggaggtccaTTCAGGAGAGCCTGTCCCTCCCAGTGCCTGTCTGCTATCCTGGGAGTGGACAGAAAGATAATCCAGGCGAGGCCAGAGATGGATCCAGGACTAAGGTGGATCTCTCCAGCAGCCCGtctttgtcactgtcacaggGTGACAGTGTTGAAAGCAGCGGAAGTCCTTCTTTGTCTCCTCCAAAAGACACCTCCTCACCACATTCCCCCACTGGATTCATGCGCAATGTCAAGAAGAGAGAGTCCAAAGGCAAAGGCAAGGAGCTCAAAG AGGAGTTAAATGAGCCTTCACCAGCAGGAAAACCTAAAAGACGATTTCCAGACTTTGG TGGCCTCCGGAAGTCAGGtggcaaaggaaaaaaacacgACAAGGAGGCAATGAGAGCATCTTTGGACAGCAG GGGGTCAGCAGAGTTACTGGAGGAGTCTGGAGGGAACCTGTCTCCTGCAGATTCGATGACCTCCATCCCTACCTGTATGCCCTTCACCTGGTTTGGAGACAAGGAgagggacagggacagagacagggagcCCTCCTCTTCTAGCAGCAGCCTGCCATACGCTGCAACTGAGACCAGCAGTGAGCAAAGCCACGAGCGTAAGAATAAG ACTCTGGATGATGAACCAGTAGCTACAGGAAAAGAGTATCAGTGGCAGAACCGGCCTGTCTCTGAATGGACCAATCAGCAGGTGTGTCACTGGTTGATGGGCATGAACATGGACCAGTACACACCTGAATTCACAACAAAGGGAGTGGATGGCCAGCAGCTGTTGCACTTGGACAGTGACAAACTGAAG GCACTTGGTGTGTCGAGTCAGAGCGACCGTTCGACTATCAAGAAGAAGCTGAAGGACATGCGCAAGGCccaggagaagctggagaaacaaagagagaaaagagagaaggaggtgCGACGCAGTGGGAAGCTGCCAGTCACTACCGACTCTGTCTGCTGA